The Yersinia intermedia genome window below encodes:
- the ilvC gene encoding ketol-acid reductoisomerase: protein MANYFNTLNLRQQLAQLGKCRFMARDEFADEASYLKGKKVVIVGCGAQGLNQGLNMRDSGLDVAYALRKEAIAEKRASWRKATENGFKVGTYEDLIPQADLVVNLTPDKQHSAVVQAVQPLMKDGAALGYSHGFNIVEVGEQVRKDITVVMVAPKCPGTEVREEYKRGFGVPTLIAVHPENDPKGEGMAIAKAWAAATGGHRAGVLESSFVAEVKSDLMGEQTILCGMLQAGSLLCFDKLVSEGTDAAYAEKLIQFGWETITEALKQGGITLMMDRLSNPAKLRAYALSEQLKEIMAPLFQKHMDDIISGAFSSGMMADWAQDDVKLLNWREETGRTAFENAPQFDGKISEQEYFDHGVLMIAMVKAGVELAFETMVDSGIIEESAYYESLHELPLIANTIARKRLYEMNVVISDTAEYGNYLFANAAVPLLKGKFMDSLQAGDLGKSVAGTAVDNAQLRDVNEAIRNHPIEAVGHKLRGYMTDMKRIAVAG, encoded by the coding sequence ATGGCTAACTATTTCAACACATTGAACCTGCGTCAGCAGTTGGCGCAATTAGGTAAGTGTCGCTTTATGGCACGTGACGAATTTGCCGATGAAGCAAGCTACCTGAAAGGTAAAAAAGTGGTGATCGTCGGCTGTGGCGCACAAGGCTTGAACCAAGGCTTGAACATGCGTGATTCTGGCCTTGACGTGGCTTACGCTCTGCGTAAAGAAGCGATTGCTGAGAAGCGTGCTTCATGGCGCAAAGCGACCGAAAATGGCTTTAAAGTAGGTACTTACGAAGATTTGATCCCACAGGCTGATTTGGTGGTTAACCTGACACCAGACAAACAGCACTCCGCAGTGGTTCAAGCGGTTCAGCCACTGATGAAAGATGGCGCGGCACTGGGTTACTCTCATGGCTTCAACATCGTTGAAGTGGGTGAGCAAGTTCGTAAAGATATCACTGTGGTGATGGTAGCGCCGAAATGCCCTGGTACTGAAGTTCGTGAAGAATACAAACGTGGTTTTGGTGTGCCGACACTGATCGCGGTTCACCCGGAAAACGATCCAAAAGGCGAAGGCATGGCGATTGCCAAGGCTTGGGCGGCAGCAACCGGTGGTCATCGTGCTGGTGTGTTGGAGTCTTCTTTCGTTGCGGAAGTAAAATCTGACCTGATGGGTGAGCAGACTATCCTGTGTGGTATGTTGCAGGCCGGTTCGTTGCTGTGTTTCGATAAACTGGTTTCTGAAGGTACTGACGCGGCTTATGCCGAGAAATTGATTCAGTTCGGTTGGGAAACCATTACCGAAGCGCTGAAACAAGGCGGGATTACGCTGATGATGGACCGTCTGTCCAATCCGGCTAAACTGCGTGCTTATGCGCTGTCTGAACAGTTGAAAGAAATCATGGCTCCGCTGTTCCAAAAGCATATGGATGACATCATTTCTGGTGCTTTCTCTAGCGGCATGATGGCTGACTGGGCGCAAGACGATGTTAAATTGCTGAACTGGCGTGAAGAGACCGGCAGAACAGCATTCGAGAATGCGCCACAATTCGATGGCAAAATCTCAGAGCAAGAATACTTTGACCACGGTGTACTGATGATTGCTATGGTGAAAGCAGGCGTTGAGCTGGCATTCGAAACCATGGTTGATTCCGGTATCATTGAAGAATCTGCGTATTATGAATCTCTGCATGAGCTGCCATTGATCGCCAATACCATCGCTCGTAAGCGCTTATATGAAATGAACGTGGTTATTTCTGATACGGCTGAATATGGTAACTACCTGTTCGCTAACGCAGCGGTTCCATTGCTGAAAGGCAAATTCATGGATTCACTGCAAGCAGGGGATTTGGGTAAGAGCGTTGCCGGTACTGCGGTTGATAACGCGCAATTGCGTGATGTGAATGAAGCCATTCGTAACCACCCAATTGAAGCCGTAGGCCACAAACTGCGTGGCTATATGACCGATATGAAACGTATCGCAGTTGCGGGCTAA
- a CDS encoding colicin-like bacteriocin tRNase domain-containing protein, which yields MGKGHSNIMGHGRHGPTGGRNPNSGRGWGVSQTPYGPLRHYSPSLFDGRGPTSGGNPNSGMGWGVSQTPYGPLRHYSPSLFDGNDNLAQRPELQVAIVPGVAVPLSLVAGEWGFTLLKPKVVAAALDLALTRMAMFAVDAAPYAGRFAGVVGMLLAPSEIAKDDMSVIRRTVVTLPADKITTMPLAQLPTQPAVVADVRLHDVVQDGVQKIAIVKSKHVPIAVPVVQAKPTDRTGVFTAQILNGMPPIHIHVDTSSSPPTAMQPSGISEVRDSPVTPVFSPLGSHSHDAIVYFPVETNTDPVYISVTTVLTPEQITQVEAENRQKQAQWDANYPVEAAEYQLSQANDALAQEQNNIVPYQAALDELKGTWEGRLLDDPDRYPFRDEIEEFISISSSSRYRFMFDIEIKNRQELENLLNIGGEAFDPFPDGMSPEEMEYYGYHAGLLMQALTIGHYDLLRKHLLAYQANINTAQLALDSIQHQLDMAINAVNNAEQHLTQVRANVENVSLTAETAEWLRPAEFEQWNAEVTERWRLKDEQRAIEIAEWQQRVERERLAAQAADGFAKQQIAIRNNSFSLPAHPKGSTHTPGFAGVGMGTIALSSPVARGFSATLRTALARFSTIAPTLLARPIAMTVGSGFYPTKVGGPDKPALVGSFPLSEMGLPPATPLPQQGEIDLPVRMLMTGQDDWTDVYAVKTGAANIAAKVKVTTAQFDQSKGVYTFTTDSQPPRTFIFTPAQPPGMDISSVLPQPPSAPVVPSHTGADITFLATKPSLIFLALEEGDFHDYIIWFPAASGLEPVYIYLKTPRDEPGEVTGRGQQVAGVWLAEAGKGLGAPIPVQIADKLRGRKFSSFGEFRRALWLEISKDPTLSEQFKSGNLGNIKNGKAPSPRESEQVGGRVKHELHHVKPISKGGAVYDIDNIRVLTPKRHIKIHKEVK from the coding sequence ATGGGAAAAGGACACAGTAATATAATGGGGCATGGTAGGCATGGCCCAACCGGGGGCAGAAACCCCAACAGTGGCAGGGGATGGGGAGTATCACAAACACCTTATGGCCCTCTTCGCCACTACAGCCCGAGTCTATTTGATGGCCGTGGCCCAACCAGTGGCGGAAACCCCAACAGTGGCATGGGATGGGGAGTATCACAAACACCCTACGGCCCTCTTCGCCACTACAGCCCGAGTCTATTTGATGGCAACGATAATCTGGCACAAAGGCCAGAGCTACAAGTAGCAATAGTCCCTGGTGTTGCCGTTCCCCTATCACTGGTTGCTGGTGAATGGGGGTTTACGCTGCTTAAACCAAAGGTAGTTGCTGCGGCACTTGATCTGGCTCTTACGCGGATGGCGATGTTTGCCGTGGATGCGGCACCTTATGCCGGGCGGTTCGCCGGGGTTGTTGGCATGTTGCTGGCACCCTCTGAAATCGCGAAAGATGATATGTCAGTGATCCGGCGTACCGTTGTCACGCTGCCTGCCGACAAGATCACGACCATGCCACTTGCACAGTTACCTACGCAGCCTGCGGTAGTGGCAGATGTCCGGTTGCATGATGTGGTACAGGATGGCGTGCAGAAAATCGCTATAGTGAAATCCAAACATGTGCCGATTGCGGTGCCAGTGGTGCAGGCGAAACCCACTGATCGGACAGGGGTATTTACCGCTCAGATCCTCAATGGCATGCCACCTATCCACATCCATGTTGATACGAGTTCCTCCCCTCCCACGGCAATGCAACCAAGCGGTATTAGTGAGGTGAGGGATAGCCCAGTAACACCGGTATTTTCTCCACTGGGGAGCCACAGCCATGACGCGATTGTCTACTTCCCCGTAGAAACGAATACCGACCCGGTCTATATCTCGGTCACGACTGTATTGACGCCAGAGCAGATTACGCAGGTGGAGGCGGAAAATCGGCAAAAACAAGCACAATGGGATGCCAATTATCCGGTTGAAGCGGCGGAATACCAGTTAAGCCAGGCGAATGACGCTTTGGCCCAGGAGCAGAATAATATTGTACCCTATCAGGCGGCACTGGATGAGCTTAAGGGGACCTGGGAAGGGCGTCTTTTAGACGATCCTGATCGATACCCTTTTAGAGATGAAATCGAAGAATTCATCTCTATATCGAGTAGCTCTAGATACCGTTTTATGTTCGACATTGAGATAAAGAACCGCCAGGAGCTGGAGAATCTATTAAATATTGGCGGTGAAGCCTTTGATCCCTTCCCTGATGGCATGAGTCCAGAAGAGATGGAATACTATGGATATCATGCTGGGTTGCTCATGCAGGCGTTAACGATTGGGCATTATGATCTGTTGCGTAAACACCTGTTGGCTTATCAGGCTAATATTAACACGGCTCAGTTGGCTTTAGATTCTATTCAACACCAATTAGATATGGCTATAAATGCCGTCAATAACGCTGAGCAGCATTTAACTCAGGTTAGAGCTAATGTTGAGAATGTATCTTTGACGGCAGAAACCGCAGAATGGTTGCGACCTGCTGAGTTTGAGCAATGGAATGCCGAAGTAACAGAACGGTGGCGACTTAAGGATGAGCAGCGGGCAATAGAGATAGCTGAATGGCAACAGCGCGTTGAGCGTGAGCGACTGGCGGCACAAGCGGCAGACGGCTTTGCTAAACAGCAAATAGCTATTCGTAACAATAGCTTTTCTTTACCCGCTCATCCGAAAGGAAGTACCCATACGCCTGGTTTTGCCGGGGTAGGAATGGGGACGATTGCCTTAAGTTCCCCGGTAGCCAGAGGATTTAGCGCCACGTTACGGACAGCATTGGCGAGATTCAGTACGATTGCTCCCACCTTGTTAGCTAGACCAATAGCAATGACTGTTGGTTCTGGTTTCTACCCAACCAAGGTAGGAGGGCCAGATAAACCTGCACTTGTGGGTAGTTTCCCGCTTAGCGAAATGGGGTTACCCCCTGCAACACCGCTACCGCAGCAAGGTGAAATTGATCTTCCTGTCAGAATGCTGATGACGGGTCAGGATGATTGGACGGATGTTTATGCAGTAAAAACCGGTGCCGCAAATATTGCCGCTAAGGTAAAGGTTACCACTGCCCAATTTGATCAATCAAAAGGTGTTTATACTTTTACCACCGACAGTCAGCCGCCACGCACCTTTATTTTTACGCCAGCACAACCGCCCGGCATGGATATCAGCTCGGTATTGCCACAACCGCCCAGTGCACCGGTTGTTCCGTCGCATACTGGGGCTGATATCACCTTCCTGGCTACCAAGCCGAGCTTAATATTTCTGGCTCTGGAAGAGGGTGATTTCCACGATTACATCATTTGGTTCCCGGCAGCGTCGGGGCTGGAACCGGTGTATATTTATCTTAAAACGCCACGGGATGAGCCGGGTGAAGTAACCGGTCGTGGGCAGCAAGTTGCAGGCGTTTGGTTGGCAGAGGCGGGTAAGGGGCTGGGAGCACCCATCCCAGTACAGATTGCCGATAAATTACGTGGCAGGAAGTTCAGTAGTTTTGGTGAGTTTCGTAGGGCTTTATGGTTGGAAATATCTAAAGATCCAACTTTATCGGAACAGTTTAAATCTGGTAATTTAGGGAATATTAAGAATGGCAAGGCTCCATCGCCTAGAGAAAGTGAGCAAGTCGGTGGTCGGGTAAAACATGAACTGCATCATGTGAAACCTATCAGTAAAGGTGGTGCCGTTTACGATATTGATAATATTAGAGTGTTAACGCCTAAGAGGCATATAAAAATTCATAAAGAGGTGAAGTAA
- a CDS encoding bacteriocin immunity protein: MEGNTISDYTESEFLEFVKKLFNVENTSEEDDIQNLLKFKRLCEHPAGSDLIYYPEAHQDDSPEGVVSEIKKWRAENGKPGFKE, translated from the coding sequence ATGGAAGGAAACACTATATCTGATTACACGGAATCTGAGTTTTTAGAGTTCGTAAAAAAACTGTTCAATGTGGAAAATACATCTGAAGAAGACGATATTCAAAACCTTCTTAAATTTAAAAGACTATGTGAGCATCCTGCCGGGTCTGATCTTATCTACTACCCAGAAGCTCATCAGGATGATAGTCCTGAAGGTGTCGTGAGTGAAATAAAAAAATGGCGAGCCGAAAATGGCAAGCCTGGATTCAAAGAGTAA